In one window of Mucilaginibacter auburnensis DNA:
- a CDS encoding PBSX family phage terminase large subunit, whose product MAAQASILFRRNYAATAQVVVNQGGTSSGKTFAIEQVLFCKACETGNLVITVVGQDIPNLKAGALRDALKIYNDSEEIKSAVKSFNKTDRIFEFHNGSIIEFKSYDNDQDAKSGKRDYLFVNEANGIDWLIYSELALRTRIRIFIDYNPNTAFWVHDNLLGKPGVELIISDHRHNPFLDDASRQKIEGLKDDDEERWKVYARGLTGKISGLVLTNWHLCDAIPVDARLLAAGLDFGFTNDETGCLLVYQKSGELWINEVLYETGLTNQDVSKRLLLAGLTKSHEIVADSAEPKSIEELKRLGWFISAAKKGPDSVKHSIDILKRYKLNITRQSVNLRKELERYKWRTDASGKATNQPVDTWNHLIDPLRYVALNKLKVNATGGTRSRLPHLNTNNSNNNDLLNQMISA is encoded by the coding sequence ATGGCAGCACAGGCATCAATACTGTTCAGGCGCAACTATGCCGCTACGGCTCAGGTGGTGGTCAATCAGGGCGGTACCAGTTCGGGCAAAACATTTGCCATTGAGCAGGTGCTGTTTTGTAAAGCCTGCGAAACCGGCAATCTGGTTATTACGGTTGTTGGGCAGGATATTCCGAACCTAAAAGCGGGCGCGCTCAGAGATGCGCTGAAAATATACAACGACTCAGAAGAGATAAAAAGCGCGGTTAAAAGCTTTAATAAAACCGACCGGATATTTGAGTTTCATAATGGCTCTATCATTGAGTTTAAGAGCTATGATAATGATCAGGATGCAAAGTCGGGTAAGCGCGACTACCTTTTCGTTAACGAAGCAAATGGTATAGACTGGCTGATTTACAGCGAACTTGCTTTACGCACAAGGATAAGGATATTTATTGACTACAACCCCAATACCGCTTTTTGGGTGCACGATAATTTGCTGGGTAAACCGGGTGTTGAATTGATCATATCCGACCATCGGCATAATCCTTTTTTGGATGATGCCTCGCGCCAAAAGATTGAGGGGTTAAAAGATGACGACGAAGAACGTTGGAAAGTTTATGCACGTGGCTTAACCGGCAAAATAAGCGGATTGGTACTAACCAACTGGCACTTATGCGATGCGATACCTGTTGATGCGAGGTTGTTAGCTGCGGGATTAGACTTTGGCTTTACCAATGATGAAACGGGATGTTTGTTGGTCTATCAAAAATCGGGTGAGTTATGGATAAACGAAGTTTTGTATGAAACCGGTCTTACCAATCAGGATGTATCTAAAAGATTGTTGCTGGCCGGGTTAACTAAAAGTCACGAGATAGTAGCAGATTCTGCCGAACCCAAATCAATTGAAGAATTGAAGCGATTAGGATGGTTTATCAGCGCTGCCAAAAAAGGGCCCGACAGCGTTAAGCACTCTATTGATATTTTAAAGCGCTACAAGCTCAACATAACCCGCCAAAGCGTCAACCTGCGTAAAGAATTGGAGCGTTATAAATGGCGTACAGATGCCTCGGGCAAGGCCACTAACCAGCCCGTTGACACCTGGAACCACCTGATCGATCCGCTGCGTTATGTGGCGTTAAACAAATTAAAGGTAAACGCAACAGGCGGAACACGTTCCCGTCTGCCACACCTCAACACTAATAATAGCAATAACAACGACCTATTGAACCAAATGATATCAGCATGA
- a CDS encoding head maturation protease, ClpP-related, protein MNHKIYLYDTDTDSIGTGNLSSAHIKLQLEAAAGRDVDVHISSAGGSAFDAIAIYDLLKKYPGNVTTYIDALAASAASVVAMAGSNIVMSKYALLMIHKPIAGSGGNADELLKDIHLLNVVQSRLAAIYEDKTGLDGVTINSLINAVTWLTADQALDLGFIDSIDDYQVEITNTAIIGNYTSNAPAFYQRYINKLLNPNNSTMNIENRELIEKTTSVLDKIMNFFKKVVNKQTITDKGTLHHAGELSEGAEAYQDEDMIKPAITDSYTTSTGKKISVKNGKVEKVVEPEAEPEDEEEEALPENFFKRSGKQKDIQNLVQEMKAKLHAQNALLTEAKAALEEAGRRLNKTHTEIKNEIKSDFTPEGSKRSSKAKTEADPFFAPKTTLAQNAVKKAVAR, encoded by the coding sequence ATGAACCACAAAATCTACCTGTACGATACCGATACAGACAGCATCGGTACCGGTAATTTATCATCGGCCCATATAAAATTGCAGTTGGAAGCAGCAGCCGGCCGCGATGTAGACGTTCACATTAGCTCGGCAGGTGGCAGCGCCTTTGATGCCATTGCCATTTACGACCTGTTAAAGAAATATCCGGGTAATGTAACTACTTACATTGATGCGCTGGCTGCCTCCGCCGCCTCGGTTGTTGCGATGGCCGGCAGCAACATTGTAATGAGCAAATATGCTTTGTTAATGATACACAAACCCATTGCGGGCAGCGGAGGCAATGCCGATGAACTGCTTAAAGACATTCATTTATTGAATGTGGTACAATCTCGCCTGGCGGCAATTTACGAAGACAAAACCGGGTTAGACGGCGTTACCATTAACAGTCTTATCAACGCCGTAACCTGGCTTACTGCCGACCAGGCGCTTGACCTCGGATTCATTGACTCCATTGATGATTACCAGGTCGAGATTACCAATACGGCCATTATCGGCAACTACACCAGCAATGCGCCTGCATTTTACCAACGCTACATCAACAAACTTTTAAACCCAAATAACAGCACAATGAACATTGAAAACAGAGAACTTATTGAAAAAACAACATCGGTTTTGGATAAGATCATGAACTTTTTTAAGAAAGTGGTTAACAAGCAAACCATTACAGACAAAGGCACCCTGCACCATGCCGGCGAATTGAGCGAAGGCGCGGAAGCCTACCAGGATGAGGACATGATCAAACCCGCCATTACCGATAGCTACACTACATCAACCGGTAAAAAAATAAGTGTAAAAAACGGCAAGGTTGAAAAGGTTGTTGAACCCGAAGCAGAGCCGGAGGATGAGGAAGAAGAAGCATTGCCCGAAAACTTTTTTAAGCGTAGCGGTAAGCAAAAAGACATTCAAAACCTCGTACAAGAAATGAAAGCCAAGCTACATGCCCAAAACGCTTTACTTACTGAAGCTAAAGCTGCGTTAGAAGAAGCCGGTCGCAGGTTAAACAAAACACACACCGAAATTAAAAACGAAATTAAATCAGACTTTACTCCTGAAGGATCAAAACGCAGCAGCAAAGCCAAAACAGAGGCTGATCCTTTCTTCGCTCCTAAAACTACATTAGCGCAAAACGCTGTAAAAAAGGCAGTGGCGCGCTAA
- a CDS encoding terminase small subunit, translated as MPKKLFKSVADLCTLVEEYFKSIEGEYSMEEKPQKKSEDSPALQKVTIREPEPATMAGLALHLGFNSRDEFDKMEKAGKYSATLQRARLRVEVGYEKKLHQQSASGALFALKNMGWNDKPDDKQVRSSTTIAIKLIDSGPAPASSEREVAL; from the coding sequence ATGCCTAAAAAATTATTTAAGAGCGTGGCTGACCTATGCACCCTTGTGGAAGAATACTTTAAAAGCATTGAGGGTGAATACAGCATGGAGGAAAAGCCGCAAAAAAAATCAGAAGACTCTCCTGCACTACAAAAAGTAACTATCAGGGAGCCTGAACCGGCAACCATGGCAGGCTTAGCATTGCACCTCGGCTTTAACAGCAGAGACGAGTTTGATAAAATGGAAAAAGCAGGCAAATACTCCGCAACGTTACAACGCGCACGTCTCCGCGTAGAGGTAGGTTATGAGAAAAAGCTGCATCAGCAGTCGGCCAGCGGCGCTTTATTCGCTTTAAAAAACATGGGTTGGAATGATAAGCCCGACGACAAGCAAGTGCGTTCAAGCACAACCATCGCTATAAAATTAATTGATAGCGGCCCTGCACCTGCATCCAGCGAAAGAGAAGTAGCACTTTGA